A stretch of Eleutherodactylus coqui strain aEleCoq1 chromosome 2, aEleCoq1.hap1, whole genome shotgun sequence DNA encodes these proteins:
- the IL17B gene encoding interleukin-17B isoform X2 produces MLGSNRLLLLYASSLLLAHVLSSDTWKPSKNKKKGQTKGKESPTRDKGRRKTSPDPVLGVNSFAPSQMYSLVEEYDQSLMQMVNQLRNGSESSGAKCEVNLSLWLSNRRSLSPWTYSINHDEDRIPLDIPEARCLCSGCINPLTMQEDLSMSSIPIYSKIPVRRRFCESSSAGLRGRRRKKCHKEYTAVMENIAVGCTCIF; encoded by the exons ATGCTTGGCTCAAACAGACTG CTACTTTTGTATGCCAGTTCTCTCCTTCTCGCCCATGTCCTCAGCTCAGACACATGGAAGCCTtctaaaaacaagaaaaaaggtcAAACCAAAGGAAAGGAGAGTCCCACTCGAGACAAAGGCCGAAGAAAGACATCTCCAGACCCTGTGCTGGGAGTCAATTCTTTTGCTCCGTCACAAATGTATAGTTTAGTAGAGGAATATGACCAAAGTTTAATGCAGATGGTGAACCAGCTACGAAATGGCTCAGAATCCTCTGGTGCAAAATGTGAAGTGAACCTGAGCCTTTGGCTTTCTAACAGAAGAAGCCTATCACCTTGGACGTACAG TATAAACCACGATGAGGACCGCATCCCACTAGACATACCAGAAGCTCGGTGCCTGTGCTCCGGCTGCATCAACCCTTTAACTATGCAGGAGGACCTCAGCATGTCCAGTATTCCCATCTATAGCAAGATACCAGTACGCAGGAGATTTTGTGAGAGCAGCTCGGCTGGACTGaggggaaggagaagaaagaagtgcCACAAGGAATACACGGCGGTCATGGAGAACATAGCTGTCGGCTGTACCTGTATCTTCTGA
- the IL17B gene encoding interleukin-17B isoform X1 produces MNDTLLNNISKDQTCGQINDLLLYASSLLLAHVLSSDTWKPSKNKKKGQTKGKESPTRDKGRRKTSPDPVLGVNSFAPSQMYSLVEEYDQSLMQMVNQLRNGSESSGAKCEVNLSLWLSNRRSLSPWTYSINHDEDRIPLDIPEARCLCSGCINPLTMQEDLSMSSIPIYSKIPVRRRFCESSSAGLRGRRRKKCHKEYTAVMENIAVGCTCIF; encoded by the exons ATGAATGACACTCTGTTGAATAACATAAGTAAAGACCAGACCTGCGGACAAATCAATGAc CTACTTTTGTATGCCAGTTCTCTCCTTCTCGCCCATGTCCTCAGCTCAGACACATGGAAGCCTtctaaaaacaagaaaaaaggtcAAACCAAAGGAAAGGAGAGTCCCACTCGAGACAAAGGCCGAAGAAAGACATCTCCAGACCCTGTGCTGGGAGTCAATTCTTTTGCTCCGTCACAAATGTATAGTTTAGTAGAGGAATATGACCAAAGTTTAATGCAGATGGTGAACCAGCTACGAAATGGCTCAGAATCCTCTGGTGCAAAATGTGAAGTGAACCTGAGCCTTTGGCTTTCTAACAGAAGAAGCCTATCACCTTGGACGTACAG TATAAACCACGATGAGGACCGCATCCCACTAGACATACCAGAAGCTCGGTGCCTGTGCTCCGGCTGCATCAACCCTTTAACTATGCAGGAGGACCTCAGCATGTCCAGTATTCCCATCTATAGCAAGATACCAGTACGCAGGAGATTTTGTGAGAGCAGCTCGGCTGGACTGaggggaaggagaagaaagaagtgcCACAAGGAATACACGGCGGTCATGGAGAACATAGCTGTCGGCTGTACCTGTATCTTCTGA
- the IL17B gene encoding interleukin-17B isoform X3, translated as MYSLVEEYDQSLMQMVNQLRNGSESSGAKCEVNLSLWLSNRRSLSPWTYSINHDEDRIPLDIPEARCLCSGCINPLTMQEDLSMSSIPIYSKIPVRRRFCESSSAGLRGRRRKKCHKEYTAVMENIAVGCTCIF; from the exons ATGTATAGTTTAGTAGAGGAATATGACCAAAGTTTAATGCAGATGGTGAACCAGCTACGAAATGGCTCAGAATCCTCTGGTGCAAAATGTGAAGTGAACCTGAGCCTTTGGCTTTCTAACAGAAGAAGCCTATCACCTTGGACGTACAG TATAAACCACGATGAGGACCGCATCCCACTAGACATACCAGAAGCTCGGTGCCTGTGCTCCGGCTGCATCAACCCTTTAACTATGCAGGAGGACCTCAGCATGTCCAGTATTCCCATCTATAGCAAGATACCAGTACGCAGGAGATTTTGTGAGAGCAGCTCGGCTGGACTGaggggaaggagaagaaagaagtgcCACAAGGAATACACGGCGGTCATGGAGAACATAGCTGTCGGCTGTACCTGTATCTTCTGA